The proteins below are encoded in one region of Winogradskyella helgolandensis:
- a CDS encoding DUF4268 domain-containing protein, with protein MFSKEESRLLRQEFWTSFGKSFPRKWVLYDTKIKGFSFKFHFDNKSALIALDLEDDLENRINYWEKLTALKGILISEYLPDAIYDEEYFLDNGKEISRIYLPLEQKVSIHNKNTWRDVMEFFNKNMSLFEAFYEEYQDIIKD; from the coding sequence ATGTTCTCTAAAGAAGAAAGCCGACTATTACGACAAGAGTTTTGGACCAGTTTCGGAAAATCATTTCCGAGAAAATGGGTTTTATATGACACCAAAATTAAAGGCTTTTCGTTTAAATTTCATTTTGATAATAAATCGGCATTAATCGCATTAGATCTTGAAGATGATTTAGAAAACCGTATTAACTATTGGGAGAAGTTAACCGCTTTAAAAGGTATTCTAATTAGCGAATACTTACCAGATGCTATTTATGACGAAGAATATTTTCTAGATAACGGCAAAGAGATTTCGCGCATTTACTTACCATTAGAACAAAAAGTATCTATTCACAACAAAAATACATGGCGAGATGTTATGGAGTTCTTTAATAAAAACATGTCATTATTTGAAGCCTTTTATGAAGAGTATCAAGATATCATAAAAGATTAG
- a CDS encoding ZIP family metal transporter, producing MTSYLLPLLAVVIGVVIAFLTKKQKSFYTKLLLSFSGAFLLALTLFDLLPEVYHHIDAKLTGLYIMCGILLQIILEFFSKGAEHGHVHIHKNDTDFPWLLFISLCIHSFLEGFPIHQHNDMVYGVLIHKIPIAILITSFLLQASYSKTKIIGFLVVFAAMTPLGTFISNHASFMATYVDVINAFVIGIFLHISTTILFESGEGHKFNLSKLVAICLGILIAYSI from the coding sequence ATGACTAGTTATTTACTACCATTACTTGCCGTTGTTATAGGTGTTGTTATTGCTTTTCTAACTAAAAAGCAAAAGTCGTTTTACACCAAATTACTTTTATCTTTTAGTGGTGCCTTTTTATTAGCATTAACACTTTTTGATTTATTACCAGAAGTCTATCATCACATTGACGCAAAGCTTACAGGTTTGTATATTATGTGCGGTATTTTGCTTCAAATTATTTTAGAGTTCTTTTCTAAAGGAGCTGAGCATGGTCATGTTCATATTCATAAAAACGACACCGATTTTCCTTGGTTGCTTTTTATAAGTCTTTGTATTCACAGCTTTTTAGAAGGTTTTCCTATTCACCAGCACAACGATATGGTGTATGGAGTTTTAATTCATAAAATCCCTATTGCTATATTAATCACGTCATTTCTGTTACAGGCTAGCTATAGTAAAACAAAAATTATTGGGTTCTTGGTTGTCTTTGCAGCGATGACACCTTTAGGTACTTTTATTTCTAATCATGCTAGCTTTATGGCAACTTACGTCGATGTTATTAATGCGTTTGTAATAGGTATCTTTCTTCATATTTCTACCACCATTTTGTTTGAATCTGGTGAAGGTCATAAATTTAATTTATCTAAGTTAGTGGCTATTTGTTTGGGTATATTAATCGCATATTCTATTTAA
- a CDS encoding efflux RND transporter periplasmic adaptor subunit, with protein sequence MKKTTVFTGLVMLLCLASCEEHKEEKHEVVTFLVTNPVKKDTSITKDYVSQIHSIRHIELRALERGYLKNIYVDEGQHVTKGQRMFQIMPNIYQAELQKAKAESNVAEIELTNTQLLADGDVVSPNELAMAKANLDKANAEVSLAQTHLGFTSIKAPFDGIMDHLEAREGSLLDEGELLTTLSDNSKMWVYFNVPEAEYLDYIMSDAKQNNKDVELLMANNKRFNQKGIVETIEGEFDSETGNIAFRATFPNPDGILRHGETGSILMSVPYKGVVIIPQKATFEILDKTYVFVVDKDNVVHQRELTIGAELPHLFIVDKGLSENDTILLEGIRMVKDQEKIHTKLVDPTTVLSNLALYAE encoded by the coding sequence ATTAAGAAAACAACCGTTTTCACAGGATTAGTTATGCTTTTATGTTTAGCTAGCTGTGAAGAACACAAAGAAGAAAAACATGAAGTCGTAACCTTTTTGGTTACCAATCCTGTAAAAAAAGACACTTCTATTACAAAGGATTATGTGAGCCAAATCCATTCTATCAGACATATTGAATTACGAGCGTTAGAACGTGGCTACTTAAAAAACATTTATGTAGACGAAGGTCAACACGTTACCAAAGGGCAACGCATGTTTCAGATTATGCCAAACATTTACCAAGCAGAATTACAAAAAGCAAAAGCAGAATCTAACGTTGCGGAAATTGAACTTACAAATACACAATTATTAGCCGATGGTGATGTGGTTTCACCAAATGAGTTGGCAATGGCGAAAGCTAATTTAGACAAAGCCAATGCTGAAGTATCTTTAGCACAAACCCACTTAGGTTTTACAAGCATAAAAGCCCCTTTTGATGGTATTATGGATCATCTAGAAGCAAGAGAAGGAAGTCTTTTAGATGAAGGGGAATTACTTACAACATTATCTGACAACAGTAAAATGTGGGTTTATTTCAATGTTCCTGAAGCTGAATATCTAGATTACATTATGAGTGATGCTAAACAGAACAACAAAGATGTTGAACTTTTAATGGCGAATAATAAGCGTTTTAATCAGAAAGGTATCGTAGAAACTATTGAAGGAGAATTTGATAGTGAAACCGGAAACATTGCTTTTAGAGCGACTTTCCCAAATCCGGATGGCATTTTAAGACATGGTGAAACCGGAAGCATTTTAATGAGTGTGCCTTACAAAGGTGTTGTTATTATACCACAAAAAGCTACGTTTGAAATCTTAGATAAAACTTATGTTTTTGTGGTAGATAAAGATAACGTGGTTCACCAAAGAGAACTAACCATTGGAGCTGAGTTACCTCATTTATTCATTGTAGATAAAGGCTTATCAGAAAACGATACCATATTACTTGAAGGTATTAGAATGGTGAAAGACCAAGAAAAGATTCATACTAAGTTGGTAGATCCTACTACAGTATTATCTAACCTAGCGCTTTACGCAGAGTAA
- a CDS encoding efflux RND transporter permease subunit has translation MFKKFIKRPVLAIVISVIIIFIGGLAIKQLPISQFPQIAPTTVNIFIAYPGSSADVLVNSTLIPLETAINGVQDMRYIASDATSAGEGTLRVIFEPGTDPNEAVVRVKTRVDQVMPLLPELVQREGVIITPVQPSMLMYVNLSSENKDNDEKFLYNYAYTKIIPEIQRINGIASAQILGSRKYAMRVWLKPDRMRAYNISAEEVLEAMEDQSILARPGRLGRSSGQTAQSLEYVLTYQNRYNEPEQYEEIIIKANKEGQIVTLADIADVKLGSEFFDIYSNLDGKPSASIVLKQTFGSNGSDVIDAVKEKLNELEVDLPPGVDFQISYDVSNFLDASIDQVIHTLRDAFILVAIVVFLFLGDWRSTLIPIIAVPVSLIGAFFVMQMFGLSINLITLFALVLAIGIVVDNAIVVVEAVHVKMHEENLTPYKASSEVLGEIGGAIVAITLVMVSVFIPISFMTGPVGVFYRQFSITMAGAIVISAIVALTLTPVLCAMLLKNNHGKKRTSPLDKFIDWFNGGFDKLTGGYVTILNKIVARRFITFGILAAFCAGIFFTNEVLPAGFIPNEDQGMIYAIIQTPPGATLERTNEVAKKLQKICEDTEGIQSVSSLAGYEIMTEGRGSNAGTCLINLKSWSDREHSVHEIMEELEEKTKDLGAIIEYFEPPAVPGFGSSGGFAMRLLDKTNSTDYHHFESVNNEFMEALSEREELTGLFTFFSANYPQYELKINNKIAMQKGVTIGNAMENLNILIGSTYEQGFIRFGRFFKVYTQAAPEYRRLPTDLEKLFVKNEEGEMVPYSAFMSIEKKLGPNEITRYNLYNSASIRGLPAPGFTSDDAIKAIKEVAVTQLPKGYDIAWEGLSFDEAQRGNESIYIFLVVLIFVYFVLAAQYESFLLPLAVILSLPIGVFGSFIMLKGMGLANDVYAQIGVIMLVGLLGKNAVLIIEFAVQKQRQGATILEAAIEGSKARFRPILMTSFAFIAGLIPLIIASGAGAIANRTIGSSALGGMLIGTLGGVLIIPGLYYIFAKMAEGKTLIKDEASEPISEEMMRVSETKNQSEANAEKINKLTKLFKKLGKNKNDE, from the coding sequence ATGTTTAAAAAATTTATAAAAAGACCCGTCTTGGCTATTGTCATTTCGGTGATCATTATATTTATAGGTGGCCTTGCTATAAAGCAATTGCCTATATCTCAATTCCCACAAATTGCACCTACAACGGTCAATATTTTTATCGCTTATCCAGGTTCTAGTGCAGATGTGTTGGTAAATTCAACATTAATTCCTTTAGAAACTGCGATTAATGGTGTGCAAGATATGCGTTACATTGCTTCCGATGCTACAAGTGCTGGTGAAGGAACATTACGTGTCATTTTTGAACCAGGAACCGATCCTAATGAAGCCGTCGTTAGGGTAAAAACTCGAGTCGATCAGGTGATGCCTTTGTTACCAGAATTGGTACAACGTGAAGGGGTTATTATTACACCTGTTCAGCCAAGTATGTTAATGTACGTTAACCTATCGAGTGAAAATAAAGATAACGACGAAAAGTTTTTGTACAACTATGCTTACACTAAGATAATTCCAGAAATACAACGTATCAATGGTATTGCAAGTGCTCAGATTTTAGGAAGTCGAAAATATGCGATGCGTGTATGGTTAAAACCAGACCGAATGCGTGCTTATAATATTTCTGCAGAAGAAGTCTTAGAAGCCATGGAAGATCAAAGTATTTTGGCGAGACCTGGACGTTTAGGTCGTAGTTCTGGACAAACTGCTCAATCTCTAGAATATGTATTAACCTATCAAAACAGATACAATGAACCAGAACAATATGAAGAAATTATTATTAAAGCCAATAAAGAAGGCCAAATTGTAACCCTTGCCGATATTGCTGATGTTAAGTTAGGAAGTGAATTTTTTGATATTTACTCTAACCTAGACGGAAAGCCTTCAGCCTCTATTGTTTTAAAACAAACCTTTGGTAGTAATGGTAGCGATGTTATTGATGCTGTAAAGGAAAAATTAAATGAACTAGAAGTCGATTTACCACCAGGAGTTGATTTTCAAATTAGTTATGATGTTTCTAATTTCTTAGATGCTTCAATCGATCAAGTTATACACACTTTAAGAGATGCTTTTATTCTTGTTGCCATTGTGGTATTCTTATTTTTAGGAGATTGGCGTTCCACATTAATTCCTATTATTGCCGTTCCTGTGTCCTTAATTGGCGCCTTTTTTGTGATGCAAATGTTTGGGTTATCTATTAACCTTATTACACTTTTTGCCTTAGTATTGGCTATTGGTATTGTGGTGGATAATGCCATTGTGGTCGTAGAAGCCGTCCATGTAAAAATGCACGAAGAAAACCTCACACCATATAAAGCCTCTTCTGAAGTTTTAGGTGAAATTGGAGGTGCTATTGTTGCTATTACTTTGGTTATGGTTTCTGTATTTATTCCAATTTCGTTTATGACAGGTCCTGTTGGTGTTTTCTACCGACAGTTCTCAATCACTATGGCTGGTGCCATCGTTATTTCAGCCATTGTAGCATTGACATTAACGCCTGTACTTTGTGCTATGTTGTTAAAAAATAACCATGGTAAAAAACGCACGTCTCCATTAGATAAATTTATTGATTGGTTTAACGGAGGTTTCGATAAACTAACAGGTGGTTACGTTACAATTTTAAATAAAATAGTAGCAAGACGCTTCATCACTTTCGGAATATTAGCGGCATTCTGTGCTGGTATTTTCTTTACAAATGAAGTATTGCCAGCCGGATTTATTCCTAATGAAGATCAAGGAATGATCTATGCCATTATTCAAACACCACCTGGTGCCACTCTAGAGCGTACAAATGAAGTAGCTAAGAAACTTCAAAAAATATGCGAAGATACTGAAGGTATACAGTCCGTTTCTTCTTTAGCGGGTTATGAGATTATGACTGAAGGACGTGGATCTAACGCTGGCACCTGTTTAATTAACTTGAAGTCTTGGTCTGACCGTGAGCATTCTGTTCATGAAATCATGGAAGAGCTTGAAGAGAAAACCAAAGACTTAGGAGCAATCATAGAATATTTTGAACCACCTGCAGTACCAGGATTTGGATCTTCTGGAGGATTTGCCATGCGATTGTTAGACAAAACAAACTCTACAGATTATCATCATTTTGAGAGCGTGAATAATGAATTCATGGAAGCTTTATCTGAACGTGAAGAACTCACAGGTTTATTTACATTCTTCTCGGCAAATTATCCGCAATACGAATTGAAAATAAACAATAAAATTGCCATGCAAAAAGGGGTTACCATTGGTAACGCTATGGAAAACCTTAATATTTTAATTGGTAGTACATATGAGCAAGGATTTATTCGTTTTGGTCGTTTCTTTAAAGTGTACACGCAAGCTGCACCAGAATACAGACGTTTACCAACAGATCTTGAGAAGTTATTTGTAAAAAATGAAGAAGGTGAAATGGTACCATATTCTGCTTTTATGAGTATTGAAAAGAAATTAGGACCCAACGAAATTACACGTTATAACCTTTACAACTCAGCTTCAATTAGAGGATTGCCTGCACCAGGTTTTACTAGTGATGATGCTATTAAAGCGATAAAAGAAGTTGCTGTAACACAATTGCCAAAAGGTTATGATATTGCTTGGGAAGGTTTAAGTTTTGATGAAGCCCAGAGAGGTAACGAATCTATTTACATCTTCTTAGTGGTACTCATCTTTGTATACTTTGTACTTGCTGCACAATACGAAAGTTTCTTATTGCCTTTAGCTGTTATTTTATCCTTACCAATTGGTGTTTTTGGATCGTTTATAATGTTAAAAGGCATGGGATTAGCCAACGATGTTTATGCGCAGATTGGCGTGATCATGCTAGTTGGTTTACTCGGTAAAAATGCCGTGTTAATTATAGAGTTTGCGGTACAAAAACAGAGGCAAGGTGCTACTATTTTAGAAGCTGCAATTGAAGGTTCTAAAGCCCGTTTTAGACCAATTTTAATGACATCGTTTGCTTTTATTGCAGGATTAATTCCGTTAATCATAGCTTCAGGTGCAGGTGCTATTGCTAATAGAACTATTGGTAGTTCTGCCTTAGGTGGTATGCTAATTGGTACACTTGGAGGTGTTTTAATTATTCCTGGGTTGTATTACATTTTCGCTAAAATGGCAGAGGGTAAAACACTGATTAAAGATGAAGCTAGCGAGCCTATTTCAGAAGAAATGATGCGTGTTAGTGAAACTAAAAATCAAAGTGAAGCTAATGCCGAAAAAATTAATAAGCTCACAAAGCTTTTCAAAAAATTGGGTAAAAATAAAAATGATGAATAA
- a CDS encoding TolC family protein: MNNIKKIRKSQLFSVFALLLLFSCVPMQKAIREENKAVPDQYTNETSDSTNTANIQWKTFFSDQKLVALIDTALANNQELNIMLQKISMANNEVKVRKGEYLPFVNVYAGAEVEKVGEYTRDGAVEHNLDIREGEEFPEPLTDFSVGLDVSWELDVWKKLRNGKKAAVLEYLSTIEGKNFMVTNIVSEIANSYYELLALDNQLNIIEQNLEIQKNALKMVKLQKQAARATQLAVRRFEAEVYKNQSNKFEIRQSIVETENKINFLLGRYPQTIDRDSDDFIERPIDAIEAGIPAQLLANRPDIKQAEYELAASKLNVKIAKANFYPSIGIKAGVGLQAFKTKYLTSTPESVLYSLVGDIVSPLINRNAIKAEYSNANSRQLQAVFEYEKAILNGYMEVANELSNINNLKENYDLKAKQVNAMTEAIELSIQLFKSARAEYTEVLLTQREALDSKIEIIETKRDQFLANVKVYQALGGGWN, from the coding sequence ATGAATAATATAAAAAAGATAAGAAAATCGCAACTATTTAGTGTGTTCGCTTTACTACTACTCTTTTCTTGTGTGCCAATGCAAAAGGCCATAAGAGAAGAAAACAAAGCCGTACCTGACCAGTATACAAATGAAACTTCAGATTCCACTAATACAGCCAATATACAATGGAAAACGTTTTTCTCTGATCAAAAATTAGTCGCTTTAATTGATACGGCTTTGGCCAATAACCAAGAGCTTAATATTATGCTACAGAAAATTTCGATGGCAAATAATGAAGTCAAGGTTAGAAAAGGGGAATATTTACCTTTTGTAAATGTCTATGCAGGCGCTGAAGTGGAAAAAGTTGGAGAATACACTAGAGATGGTGCTGTAGAACATAATTTAGATATTCGTGAAGGCGAAGAATTTCCTGAGCCTTTAACTGATTTTTCTGTAGGCCTAGATGTTTCATGGGAACTCGATGTTTGGAAAAAACTACGTAACGGTAAAAAAGCGGCCGTTTTAGAATATCTAAGCACTATTGAAGGTAAGAATTTCATGGTGACCAACATCGTTTCGGAGATTGCAAATTCGTATTACGAGCTTTTAGCTTTAGATAATCAGTTAAACATTATAGAGCAGAATTTAGAGATTCAGAAAAATGCTTTAAAAATGGTAAAATTGCAAAAACAAGCCGCTAGAGCAACACAATTAGCTGTTAGACGTTTTGAAGCTGAAGTTTATAAAAACCAAAGCAATAAATTTGAAATCCGCCAAAGCATTGTAGAAACTGAAAATAAAATCAATTTTCTCTTAGGTCGTTATCCACAGACCATCGATAGAGATTCTGATGATTTTATTGAGCGTCCTATTGATGCCATTGAAGCTGGTATTCCTGCTCAACTTTTGGCAAACAGACCCGACATTAAACAAGCAGAATATGAATTAGCAGCTTCCAAGTTAAATGTTAAAATAGCCAAAGCGAACTTCTACCCTTCTATAGGGATTAAAGCTGGTGTTGGTTTGCAAGCTTTTAAAACAAAGTATTTAACCAGCACACCAGAATCGGTTTTGTATTCGTTAGTTGGAGATATTGTAAGTCCTTTAATAAACAGAAATGCAATTAAAGCAGAATACAGCAATGCCAACAGCCGACAATTGCAAGCGGTTTTCGAATATGAAAAGGCCATTTTAAATGGTTACATGGAAGTGGCTAATGAGCTTTCTAATATTAATAATTTAAAAGAAAATTATGATTTAAAAGCCAAACAAGTGAATGCCATGACAGAAGCCATTGAGTTGTCTATTCAGCTTTTTAAATCTGCCAGAGCAGAATACACAGAAGTGCTACTCACACAAAGAGAAGCTTTAGATTCTAAAATTGAAATTATTGAAACCAAAAGAGACCAATTCTTGGCGAACGTAAAAGTTTACCAAGCCTTAGGTGGTGGATGGAATTAG
- a CDS encoding THUMP domain-containing class I SAM-dependent RNA methyltransferase, giving the protein MEDNYKMLAKTLFGFEDILAKELTQLGAMKVVKGVRNVTFEGDKGFMYKANLGLRTAIKILKPIHSFRVTKEEDLYKNVKNMKWEEYMKSTGSLAVDATVHNSVFTHSLYTALKTKDAIVDRFRDIDGTRPDVDLRFPDLKINVHIDRQRCTISLDTSGESLHRRGYKTATNIAPINEVLAAGLIMMSGWDGQSDFMDPMCGSGTMLAEAAMIACNIPPNLMRKEFGFERWEDWDVELFETIEDSLLKKTRDFHHKIIGYDKSPSAIVKAKENIKNAHLDEFVHIQHEDFFKTQKSGHEKLHMVFNPPYGERLENLNVEEFYGNIGTTLKHGYPGTDAWLITSNLEALKSVGLRPSRKIKVFNAKLEARLVKYEMYEGSKKTHKQ; this is encoded by the coding sequence ATGGAAGATAATTACAAGATGTTAGCCAAAACTTTATTTGGCTTCGAAGATATATTAGCAAAAGAACTCACGCAACTTGGTGCCATGAAAGTGGTGAAAGGAGTGCGAAATGTGACGTTTGAAGGCGATAAAGGTTTTATGTATAAAGCTAATCTTGGACTTAGAACCGCTATAAAAATACTAAAACCGATTCATTCCTTTAGAGTGACGAAGGAGGAGGATCTTTACAAAAATGTAAAGAATATGAAATGGGAAGAGTATATGAAATCTACAGGTTCTTTGGCTGTTGATGCTACAGTGCATAATAGCGTATTTACCCATTCGCTATACACCGCTTTAAAAACAAAGGATGCTATTGTAGACCGCTTTAGAGATATTGATGGTACACGTCCGGATGTGGATTTGCGTTTTCCAGATTTAAAAATTAACGTTCATATAGATCGTCAACGTTGTACAATTTCGTTAGATACTTCTGGCGAATCGTTACACAGACGTGGTTATAAAACAGCAACAAATATTGCGCCTATAAATGAAGTTTTGGCAGCTGGATTAATCATGATGAGTGGTTGGGATGGTCAATCTGATTTTATGGATCCGATGTGTGGATCAGGAACAATGTTAGCCGAAGCGGCAATGATTGCCTGTAATATTCCACCAAACTTAATGCGAAAGGAATTTGGTTTTGAACGTTGGGAAGATTGGGATGTAGAATTGTTTGAAACAATTGAAGATTCACTCTTAAAGAAAACGCGCGATTTTCATCATAAAATAATTGGTTATGATAAGTCTCCATCAGCAATTGTTAAAGCTAAAGAGAACATAAAAAATGCGCATTTAGATGAATTTGTGCATATTCAGCATGAAGATTTCTTTAAAACTCAAAAATCGGGTCACGAAAAACTTCACATGGTTTTTAATCCTCCTTATGGTGAGCGTTTAGAAAATTTGAATGTGGAAGAATTCTATGGTAATATTGGAACAACATTAAAACATGGTTATCCAGGAACCGATGCTTGGTTAATTACGTCTAATCTTGAAGCTTTAAAATCAGTAGGATTAAGACCATCTAGAAAGATAAAAGTTTTTAATGCAAAACTTGAAGCAAGGCTAGTAAAATACGAAATGTACGAAGGAAGTAAGAAGACACATAAGCAGTAG
- a CDS encoding class I SAM-dependent DNA methyltransferase — protein sequence MTKPTKQWYASWFDTPYYHILYKDRDYTEAQTFMDNLTNYLNIPEHGKILDLACGKGRHSVYLNSLGYNVTGVDLSEQSIAHAKKFENKTLKFDVHDMSKPYPDTFDAVFNLFTSFGYFEDENCNLETIKSIQAELNEFGFGVIDFMNTNSVIDNLIAEDVKTVEGIDFYQKRSVKDGYIIKDISFEADGEKFEFQERVKAFTLQDFETLFEKAGVYLLDVFGDYKLHKYHAKTSERMIMIFK from the coding sequence ATGACTAAACCAACTAAACAATGGTACGCCTCGTGGTTTGATACTCCGTACTATCACATTTTATACAAAGACAGGGATTATACAGAAGCTCAAACCTTTATGGATAACCTAACCAATTACCTTAATATTCCAGAACATGGTAAGATTCTAGATTTAGCTTGTGGAAAAGGAAGGCATTCGGTGTATTTAAATTCTTTAGGTTACAATGTTACAGGAGTCGATTTATCGGAACAAAGTATTGCGCATGCTAAAAAATTTGAAAACAAAACACTAAAATTTGATGTTCACGACATGAGTAAACCTTATCCAGATACGTTTGATGCTGTGTTTAATCTGTTTACAAGTTTTGGTTACTTTGAAGATGAAAATTGTAATCTTGAAACCATTAAATCAATTCAGGCAGAATTAAATGAGTTTGGATTTGGGGTTATTGATTTTATGAACACCAATAGCGTTATTGATAATTTAATTGCCGAAGATGTAAAAACTGTTGAAGGGATTGATTTTTATCAAAAACGATCAGTGAAGGATGGTTATATTATAAAAGATATTAGTTTTGAAGCTGATGGTGAGAAATTTGAATTTCAAGAACGTGTAAAGGCGTTTACACTACAAGATTTTGAAACGCTTTTTGAAAAAGCTGGAGTGTATTTGTTAGATGTATTTGGTGATTATAAATTACATAAATATCACGCTAAAACATCGGAACGTATGATTATGATTTTTAAGTAA
- a CDS encoding Hsp20/alpha crystallin family protein: MNNLVSVPKNGSLVKTDSDTNFPTWSNWLDEIFNRDLPSVFNSNFNTGMTLPKVNIKETADAYLVEMAVPGLKKSDFNIDIDNQVLSISTEKSEENEQKGENYTRREFGYSSFKRTFSLPETVEEDKIKASYNEGLLNIHLPKKEEAKQKPARKIQIS; this comes from the coding sequence ATGAACAATTTAGTAAGTGTTCCTAAAAACGGAAGTTTAGTAAAGACAGATTCAGATACAAACTTCCCAACATGGTCTAACTGGTTGGATGAAATTTTTAATCGAGATTTGCCTTCAGTATTTAATTCTAATTTTAATACTGGAATGACCTTACCAAAAGTAAATATTAAAGAAACGGCTGATGCTTATTTAGTAGAAATGGCGGTTCCTGGTTTAAAGAAATCAGATTTTAATATTGACATTGATAACCAAGTTTTATCAATTTCTACGGAGAAGAGCGAAGAAAATGAACAGAAAGGTGAAAATTATACACGTCGCGAGTTTGGATATTCGTCGTTTAAGAGAACCTTTAGTTTACCAGAAACTGTAGAAGAAGATAAAATTAAAGCTAGTTATAACGAAGGACTTTTAAATATTCATCTTCCTAAAAAAGAGGAGGCAAAGCAAAAACCTGCCAGAAAGATCCAAATTTCTTAA
- a CDS encoding trimeric intracellular cation channel family protein translates to MFFQFIDILGTIAFAISGALVAMNKRMDPFGVLIIAFVTAVGGGTLRDVMIGIEPVSWMKNMTFVYVIMSSAAFAVVFRKRINYLRKSLFLFDTIGIALYTVVGIETGLIAGLHPLVCISLGTMTACFGGVLRDILCNEIPVIFRKEIYATACILGGLTYFLLLQFFEDRHILFVIVGVVVITIRLVAVRYKISLPTLYNEEKNKEA, encoded by the coding sequence ATGTTTTTTCAATTTATAGATATATTAGGAACTATTGCTTTTGCCATTTCAGGTGCATTGGTTGCTATGAATAAACGGATGGATCCATTTGGTGTGCTTATTATTGCTTTTGTTACAGCTGTTGGAGGTGGCACTTTACGTGACGTAATGATTGGGATTGAGCCTGTATCATGGATGAAAAATATGACCTTTGTGTATGTTATTATGAGTTCAGCTGCATTTGCAGTCGTTTTTAGAAAACGAATTAATTACCTTAGAAAGTCATTATTTTTATTTGATACGATAGGGATAGCACTTTATACGGTTGTTGGCATAGAAACCGGACTTATAGCAGGTTTGCATCCCTTAGTTTGTATTTCTTTGGGGACAATGACCGCTTGTTTTGGTGGTGTATTAAGAGATATTTTATGTAATGAAATCCCTGTGATTTTTAGAAAAGAAATCTATGCAACGGCTTGCATTTTAGGTGGATTGACTTATTTCTTATTACTACAGTTTTTTGAAGATAGACATATCTTGTTTGTAATAGTGGGTGTTGTTGTTATTACCATTCGTTTGGTTGCTGTACGTTATAAGATTAGTTTGCCTACATTATATAATGAAGAAAAAAATAAGGAGGCATAA
- a CDS encoding RDD family protein codes for MDEFQIETAQNVGINQNVASIGDRMLGYLIDSAIILLYTIAAILLLTTLNLDMGDTWAIYLLVSLPAFLYYVLLETFMNGKTVGKMLMKTRVVKLDGSKPSFSNYFVRWILRIVDVALTSGGVAAFTILLKGNGQRLGDIAAGTTVISEKQLLTIHDTLIKDVPVDYIPTYSQVTVLNDSDMQTVKNLYDDAIRNGHHNIILNLHHRLLKIMAIETNEKPVDFVATVIKDYNYYTQNM; via the coding sequence ATGGATGAATTTCAAATAGAAACGGCCCAAAATGTAGGGATTAATCAAAATGTTGCTAGTATTGGCGATAGAATGCTTGGTTACCTTATAGATAGCGCTATTATTCTATTGTATACTATAGCTGCAATACTCCTTTTAACGACTTTGAATTTGGATATGGGAGATACTTGGGCGATTTACCTATTGGTGTCTTTGCCTGCATTTTTATATTATGTATTGCTCGAAACATTTATGAATGGTAAAACCGTTGGTAAAATGTTGATGAAAACTAGAGTCGTAAAACTTGATGGCTCAAAGCCTAGTTTTTCTAATTATTTTGTGCGTTGGATTTTACGTATTGTAGATGTTGCATTAACATCTGGAGGTGTTGCCGCTTTTACTATTTTACTTAAAGGCAATGGACAGCGTTTGGGAGATATTGCTGCTGGTACAACAGTAATTAGTGAAAAACAGCTGCTAACGATTCATGATACGCTTATTAAAGATGTTCCAGTAGATTATATACCAACTTACAGCCAGGTTACGGTGTTAAATGATAGTGATATGCAAACTGTGAAAAATTTATATGATGATGCAATTAGAAACGGACATCATAATATTATTCTGAATTTACACCATCGTTTATTAAAAATTATGGCAATAGAAACGAATGAAAAACCTGTAGATTTTGTGGCAACTGTTATAAAGGATTATAATTACTACACTCAGAATATGTAA